Proteins from a single region of Neodiprion virginianus isolate iyNeoVirg1 chromosome 4, iyNeoVirg1.1, whole genome shotgun sequence:
- the LOC124302083 gene encoding cytoplasmic phosphatidylinositol transfer protein 1 isoform X2 has protein sequence MVFRRLRFVPSKQTTMVLTKEYRICMPFTTEEYQIGQLYMIARHSHEQSDSDEGVEVIETSPCEHATHGTGQFTEKRIHLSNKLPYWIQSFVPKIFYITEKAWNYYPFTITVYTCSFIPTFHISINTRYENNNGSNENCLDLTPVELIHREVDYIDIAYDEIAAKHYKEEEDPKYFKSKVTGRGPLVEGWRDVTQPIMCSYKLVQASFDVWGMRTRVEEFIHRCIRDILLLGHRQAFAWIDDWYGMTLEDVRQYESNMQTETNNKVNVKPTEPVSPTTPTTPSTSVPSSPNQETAKEAVNRSWFSWS, from the exons ATGGTGTTTCGTCGTCTACGGTTTGTCCCATCAAAGCAGACCAC AATGGTGTTGACCAAGGAATATCGGATATGCATGCCGTTTACCACGGAGGAG TATCAAATCGGACAATTGTATATGATTGCGCGACACAGTCACGAGCAATCTGATTCCGATGAAGGTGTCGAAGTTATTGAGACGTCGCCGTGCGAACATGCCACTCATGGAACAGGTCAATTTACTGAGAAGAGGATTCATCTTTCAAA TAAACTACCGTATTGGATCCAATCATTTGTACCGAAGATATTTTACATTACTGAAAAAGCTTGGAACTACTATCCTTTCACAATTACGG TTTACACA TGTTCGTTCATACCCACATTTCACATATCTATCAATACTAGATACGAAAACAACAATGGCTCAAATGAAAAC TGCTTAGATTTAACTCCTGTGGAACTTATTCATCGGGAAGTTGATTATATAGACATCGCATATGATGAAATAGCTGCCAAGCACTACAAAGAGGAGGAG GATCCAAAATACTTTAAATCGAAAGTAACTGGACGAGGTCCACTCGTTGAAGGATGGAGAGATGTTACGCAGCCTATAATGTGCTCGTATAAATTGGTTCAGGCTTCGTTCGATGTCTGGGGAATGCGGACACGAGTCGAAGAGTTTATTCACAGA tGTATAAGGGATATTCTTTTACTTGGACATCGACAAGCCTTTGCGTGGATAGACGATTGGTACGGAATGACACTGGAAGACGTACGGCAATACGAGTCGAACATGCAAACGGAAACCAACAATAAAGTCAACGTCAAGCCTACTGAACCTGTGTCGCCCACCACACCTACTACACCTTCAACCTCTGTTCCGTCATCGCCTAACCAAGAAACTGCAAAGGAAGCAGTAAATCGTTCATGGTTCTCCTGGTCATAG
- the LOC124302083 gene encoding cytoplasmic phosphatidylinositol transfer protein 1 isoform X1, whose protein sequence is MVFRRLRFVPSKQTTMVLTKEYRICMPFTTEEYQIGQLYMIARHSHEQSDSDEGVEVIETSPCEHATHGTGQFTEKRIHLSNKLPYWIQSFVPKIFYITEKAWNYYPFTITGEMFQLLLEIKVYTCSFIPTFHISINTRYENNNGSNENCLDLTPVELIHREVDYIDIAYDEIAAKHYKEEEDPKYFKSKVTGRGPLVEGWRDVTQPIMCSYKLVQASFDVWGMRTRVEEFIHRCIRDILLLGHRQAFAWIDDWYGMTLEDVRQYESNMQTETNNKVNVKPTEPVSPTTPTTPSTSVPSSPNQETAKEAVNRSWFSWS, encoded by the exons ATGGTGTTTCGTCGTCTACGGTTTGTCCCATCAAAGCAGACCAC AATGGTGTTGACCAAGGAATATCGGATATGCATGCCGTTTACCACGGAGGAG TATCAAATCGGACAATTGTATATGATTGCGCGACACAGTCACGAGCAATCTGATTCCGATGAAGGTGTCGAAGTTATTGAGACGTCGCCGTGCGAACATGCCACTCATGGAACAGGTCAATTTACTGAGAAGAGGATTCATCTTTCAAA TAAACTACCGTATTGGATCCAATCATTTGTACCGAAGATATTTTACATTACTGAAAAAGCTTGGAACTACTATCCTTTCACAATTACGGGTGAGATGTTTCAACTTTTGTTGGAAATTAAAG TTTACACA TGTTCGTTCATACCCACATTTCACATATCTATCAATACTAGATACGAAAACAACAATGGCTCAAATGAAAAC TGCTTAGATTTAACTCCTGTGGAACTTATTCATCGGGAAGTTGATTATATAGACATCGCATATGATGAAATAGCTGCCAAGCACTACAAAGAGGAGGAG GATCCAAAATACTTTAAATCGAAAGTAACTGGACGAGGTCCACTCGTTGAAGGATGGAGAGATGTTACGCAGCCTATAATGTGCTCGTATAAATTGGTTCAGGCTTCGTTCGATGTCTGGGGAATGCGGACACGAGTCGAAGAGTTTATTCACAGA tGTATAAGGGATATTCTTTTACTTGGACATCGACAAGCCTTTGCGTGGATAGACGATTGGTACGGAATGACACTGGAAGACGTACGGCAATACGAGTCGAACATGCAAACGGAAACCAACAATAAAGTCAACGTCAAGCCTACTGAACCTGTGTCGCCCACCACACCTACTACACCTTCAACCTCTGTTCCGTCATCGCCTAACCAAGAAACTGCAAAGGAAGCAGTAAATCGTTCATGGTTCTCCTGGTCATAG
- the LOC124302080 gene encoding septin-2 isoform X1: MSGDRDYIGFATLPEQVHRKSVKRGFEFTLMVVGETGLGKSTLINSLFLGDLYKDRRIPDALERVEKTTTVEKKTMDIEERGVRLRLTIVDTPGFGDSVNCDDTWKACSAYIDEQFRQYFTDESGLNRKNIQDNRVHCCLYFIPPYGHGLRQMDLEVMRRLHRKVNIVPIIAKADTLTAHEVKKLKERILADIDEHDIQIYQFPDCDSDEDEDFKQQDKELKACTPFAVIGSSTVLEVAGRKVRGRQYPWGVVEVENPKHSDFVKLRTMLISTHMQDLKDVTQDVHYENFRAQCISQISQQAIRERSKLKRDSGPHFEHSISDTDRLLLQKDEEIRRMQDILAQMQEKLKATGQGGGIGMRSRVGSLGNDLDVADADKKRNSIIDV; encoded by the exons ATGTCTGGCG ACAGGGACTATATTGGATTTGCTACTCTACCGGAACAAGTTCACCGAAAGTCTGTGAAAAGAGGATTCGAATTTACGTTAATGGTTGTGGGCGAGACTGGCCTGGGTAAATCAACACTGATAAACAGTCTATTCCTTGGGGATCTATACAAAGATCGTCGAATTCCCGACGCCTTAG AACGTGTTGAGAAAACTAcaacggttgaaaaaaaaactatggaTATCGAAGAACGCGGAGTGAGACTTCGACTAACGATTGTTGACACGCCAG GATTTGGCGATTCTGTAAATTGCGATGACACGTGGAAGGCCTGCTCAGCTTACATAGACGAACAATTCCGTCAGTATTTCACCGACGAAAGCGGattaaatcgaaaaaatatccaaGACAACAGAGTGCATTGCTGCCTGTACTTCATACCGCCGTATGGCCACGG TTTAAGGCAAATGGACTTGGAAGTGATGCGACGATTGCATCGGAAGGTGAATATAGTACCGATTATCGCTAAAGCGGACACCCTAACAGCCCACGAAGTTAAGAAACTTAAGGAGAGAATTTTGGCCGACATAGACGAACACGATATCCAG ATATACCAATTCCCGGACTGCGACAgcgacgaggacgaggatttcAAGCAGCAGGACAAAGAGCTGAAGGCCTGCACCCCCTTTGCCGTTATCGGAAGTTCAACGGTCCTCGAGGTTGCCGGGAGAAAAGTACGCGGTCGACAGTATCCCTGGGGTGTGGTTGAAG TCGAAAATCCGAAACACAGCGACTTTGTGAAGCTACGAACGATGCTGATATCAACACACATGCAGGACTTGAAAGACGTAACGCAGGACGTACACTACGAGAACTTTCGCGCCCAGTGTATATCGCAAATTTCACAGCAAGCGATACGCGAACGGAG CAAACTTAAACGGGACTCCGGACCGCACTTTGAGCACAGTATATCCGACACGGATAGGCTGCTGTTGCAAAAAGACGAAGAG ATCCGCCGTATGCAAGACATTCTCGCCCAGATGCAGGAAAAACTTAAAGCAACTGGGCAAGGGGGTGGAATTGGTATGCGCAGCCGCGTAGGGAGTCTCGGTAACGACTTGGACGTCGCGGATGCTGATAAGAAGCGAAATAGCATCATCGACGTGTAG
- the LOC124302089 gene encoding derlin-2 gives MAYQTFRQEYLQMPVVTRAYTTACVITTLAVQLDLVSPFQLYFNPILILKQYQLWRLITTFLFFGTVGFNFFFNMIFTYRYCRMLEEVSFRGRTADFVMMFIFGGICMIIFAFFVNLLFLGQALTIMLVYIWSRRNPFVRMNFFGLLNFQAPYLPWVLLGFSVLLGNAIWVDLIGMAVGHMYYFAEDVFPRQNGGFRILKTPQILKTLFDAHTEDPNYTPLPEDRPGGFNWGQGANVQ, from the exons ATGGCTTATCAAACGTTTAGGCAGGAATACCTGCAAATGCCCGTGGTGACACGAGCTTATACGACTGCTTGTGTCATCACGACTCTAGCCGTg CAATTGGACCTCGTCTCTCCATTCCAATTATACTTCAATCCGATTTTAATACTGAAACAATatcag TTATGGCGACTGATCACAACTTTCCTATTCTTCGGGACGGTTGGattcaatttcttcttcaatatGATATTTACGTATCGCTATTGTCGGATGCTGGAAGAAGTCTCGTTCCGCGGTAGAACCGCCGACTTTGTTATGATGTTCATATTTGGTGGCATCTGCATGATT ATATTCgcatttttcgttaatttattgttCCTTGGCCAAGCACTCACCATCATGTTGGTGTACATATGGTCAAGACGGAATCCTTTTGTCAGAATGAACTTTTTTGGACTCCTCAACTTTCAA GCGCCATACTTGCCTTGGGTGCTCTTAGGATTCTCCGTTCTATTAGGCAATGCAATTTGGGTTGATTTGATCGGAATGGCAGTAGGACACATGTACTACTTTGCTGAAGATGTATTTCCACGACAAAATGGTGGTTTTCGCATACTCAAGACCCCGCAGATATT AAAAACTCTGTTCGATGCACATACGGAGGATCCAAATTACACACCGTTACCTGAGGATAGGCCGGGCGGTTTTAACTGGGGTCAAGGTGCTAACGTGCAATGA
- the LOC124302083 gene encoding cytoplasmic phosphatidylinositol transfer protein 1 isoform X3 produces MIARHSHEQSDSDEGVEVIETSPCEHATHGTGQFTEKRIHLSNKLPYWIQSFVPKIFYITEKAWNYYPFTITGEMFQLLLEIKVYTCSFIPTFHISINTRYENNNGSNENCLDLTPVELIHREVDYIDIAYDEIAAKHYKEEEDPKYFKSKVTGRGPLVEGWRDVTQPIMCSYKLVQASFDVWGMRTRVEEFIHRCIRDILLLGHRQAFAWIDDWYGMTLEDVRQYESNMQTETNNKVNVKPTEPVSPTTPTTPSTSVPSSPNQETAKEAVNRSWFSWS; encoded by the exons ATGATTGCGCGACACAGTCACGAGCAATCTGATTCCGATGAAGGTGTCGAAGTTATTGAGACGTCGCCGTGCGAACATGCCACTCATGGAACAGGTCAATTTACTGAGAAGAGGATTCATCTTTCAAA TAAACTACCGTATTGGATCCAATCATTTGTACCGAAGATATTTTACATTACTGAAAAAGCTTGGAACTACTATCCTTTCACAATTACGGGTGAGATGTTTCAACTTTTGTTGGAAATTAAAG TTTACACA TGTTCGTTCATACCCACATTTCACATATCTATCAATACTAGATACGAAAACAACAATGGCTCAAATGAAAAC TGCTTAGATTTAACTCCTGTGGAACTTATTCATCGGGAAGTTGATTATATAGACATCGCATATGATGAAATAGCTGCCAAGCACTACAAAGAGGAGGAG GATCCAAAATACTTTAAATCGAAAGTAACTGGACGAGGTCCACTCGTTGAAGGATGGAGAGATGTTACGCAGCCTATAATGTGCTCGTATAAATTGGTTCAGGCTTCGTTCGATGTCTGGGGAATGCGGACACGAGTCGAAGAGTTTATTCACAGA tGTATAAGGGATATTCTTTTACTTGGACATCGACAAGCCTTTGCGTGGATAGACGATTGGTACGGAATGACACTGGAAGACGTACGGCAATACGAGTCGAACATGCAAACGGAAACCAACAATAAAGTCAACGTCAAGCCTACTGAACCTGTGTCGCCCACCACACCTACTACACCTTCAACCTCTGTTCCGTCATCGCCTAACCAAGAAACTGCAAAGGAAGCAGTAAATCGTTCATGGTTCTCCTGGTCATAG
- the LOC124302080 gene encoding septin-4 isoform X2, with protein MVVGETGLGKSTLINSLFLGDLYKDRRIPDALERVEKTTTVEKKTMDIEERGVRLRLTIVDTPGFGDSVNCDDTWKACSAYIDEQFRQYFTDESGLNRKNIQDNRVHCCLYFIPPYGHGLRQMDLEVMRRLHRKVNIVPIIAKADTLTAHEVKKLKERILADIDEHDIQIYQFPDCDSDEDEDFKQQDKELKACTPFAVIGSSTVLEVAGRKVRGRQYPWGVVEVENPKHSDFVKLRTMLISTHMQDLKDVTQDVHYENFRAQCISQISQQAIRERSKLKRDSGPHFEHSISDTDRLLLQKDEEIRRMQDILAQMQEKLKATGQGGGIGMRSRVGSLGNDLDVADADKKRNSIIDV; from the exons ATGGTTGTGGGCGAGACTGGCCTGGGTAAATCAACACTGATAAACAGTCTATTCCTTGGGGATCTATACAAAGATCGTCGAATTCCCGACGCCTTAG AACGTGTTGAGAAAACTAcaacggttgaaaaaaaaactatggaTATCGAAGAACGCGGAGTGAGACTTCGACTAACGATTGTTGACACGCCAG GATTTGGCGATTCTGTAAATTGCGATGACACGTGGAAGGCCTGCTCAGCTTACATAGACGAACAATTCCGTCAGTATTTCACCGACGAAAGCGGattaaatcgaaaaaatatccaaGACAACAGAGTGCATTGCTGCCTGTACTTCATACCGCCGTATGGCCACGG TTTAAGGCAAATGGACTTGGAAGTGATGCGACGATTGCATCGGAAGGTGAATATAGTACCGATTATCGCTAAAGCGGACACCCTAACAGCCCACGAAGTTAAGAAACTTAAGGAGAGAATTTTGGCCGACATAGACGAACACGATATCCAG ATATACCAATTCCCGGACTGCGACAgcgacgaggacgaggatttcAAGCAGCAGGACAAAGAGCTGAAGGCCTGCACCCCCTTTGCCGTTATCGGAAGTTCAACGGTCCTCGAGGTTGCCGGGAGAAAAGTACGCGGTCGACAGTATCCCTGGGGTGTGGTTGAAG TCGAAAATCCGAAACACAGCGACTTTGTGAAGCTACGAACGATGCTGATATCAACACACATGCAGGACTTGAAAGACGTAACGCAGGACGTACACTACGAGAACTTTCGCGCCCAGTGTATATCGCAAATTTCACAGCAAGCGATACGCGAACGGAG CAAACTTAAACGGGACTCCGGACCGCACTTTGAGCACAGTATATCCGACACGGATAGGCTGCTGTTGCAAAAAGACGAAGAG ATCCGCCGTATGCAAGACATTCTCGCCCAGATGCAGGAAAAACTTAAAGCAACTGGGCAAGGGGGTGGAATTGGTATGCGCAGCCGCGTAGGGAGTCTCGGTAACGACTTGGACGTCGCGGATGCTGATAAGAAGCGAAATAGCATCATCGACGTGTAG
- the LOC124302086 gene encoding protein phosphatase PTC7 homolog, which produces MQSIYWTGRLLSRALWNGISNYTACTDPCANKRREASFVSAVCGFPKDFARGRIRKGQFGDDAWFNAKFKTVEVLGVADGVGGWRHYGIDPGEFSNFLMRTCERLVTMGRFTPSEPAGLLARSYYELLENKQPIPGSSTACVIVLNKETSSIYAANIGDSGFVVVRRGEVVHRSSEQQHYFNTPFQLSSPPPGHSGLVLSDRPEAADTSSFGVEDGDVILLATDGVFDNVPDQLLVTEMRKVQGERDPTKLQGVANSIAWMARSLAFDGAFMSPFAQNARENGIDAIGGKPDDITVLLATVAI; this is translated from the exons ATGCAGTCCATTTATTGGACTGGGAGGCTGCTGTCTCGAGCGTTATGGAACGGAATATCAAATTATACGGCATGCACCGACCCTTGCGCAAATAAACGACGTGAGGCATCCTTCGTCTCCGCGGTATGTGGATTTCCGAAAGACTTTGCTCGCGGCAGAATACGTAAGGGACAATTCGGGGACGATGCTTGGTTCAACGCTAAATTCAAAACTGTCGAAGTGCTGG GTGTCGCCGACGGCGTAGGTGGATGGAGACACTACGGAATTGATCCTGGagagttttcaaattttctaatgaGAACCTGTGAAAGGCTAGTCACAATGGGCAGGTTTACCCCGTCAGAACCTGCAGGTTTACTGGCGCGTAGCTACTATGAGTTATTGGAAAACAAACAGCCCATACCCG GCAGCAGCACCGCGTGCGTCATAGTATTAAATAAAGAGACCAGCAGCATTTATGCAGCTAATATAGGAGACAGCGGATTTGTGGTTGTCAGGAGGGGAGAAGTAGTGCATCGTTCATCGGAACAGCAGCACTACTTCAACACTCCATTTCAATTGTCGTCACCACCTCCTGGCCACAGTGGGTTGGTACTTAGCGACAG gcCCGAAGCTGCGGACACTTCCAGCTTTGGCGTGGAAGATGGGGATGTTATTCTTTTAGCAACTGACGGAGTTTTCGACAATGTACCTGACCAGTTGTTAGTCACCGAGATGCGCAAAGTCCAAGGAGAGCGTGATCCTACGAAATTGCAGGGTGTTGCCAATTCAATAGCCTGGATGGCCCGCAGTCTTGCGTTCGACGGGGCTTTTATGTCACCATTTGCCCAAAATGCTAGAGAAAATGGAATAGATGCTATAG GTGGTAAACCAGATGATATCACGGTGCTTCTAGCAACAGTGGCGATATAA
- the LOC124302076 gene encoding carboxypeptidase M, producing MLLLQHFNVLEKYSVNLGDTERSMERLWVSVLLVFCTTWGWHGVFAEDSAADTQEEFARHYNSRYSVFDEPYNVEFKYHNYEQMSRFLRATSLRYQNLTALYSIGKSVKGRDLWVIVVSSSPYEHVIGNPDVKYVANIHGNEAVGRELMLHLVHLLVTKYGTDPYITWLLDKTRIHILPSMNPDGFEVSKEGTCEGGQGRYNARGFDLNRNFPDYFKQNNKWSQPETEAVKDWVSKIQFVLSGSLHGGALVASYPFDNTPNSRICRSAPLCAVFQSYSSTPSISPDDDVFRHLSLTYSRSHGTMHRGAACSPNQPGFKNGITNGAEWYPLTGGMQDFNYVWNGCMEITLELSCCKYPPAEDLPRYWAENREALIKFLAEVHRGVQGFVIDENGNPVERASLKVKSRDVGFVTTKYGEFWRVLLPGIYKLEVYADGYLPREVEFMVIEQHPTLLNVTLRATKRQDHIGGNQGTVGVYAGRPSETHREQRPSPYYTQGYYRPNSGANTAAGDNGNGIFSSISSGFNSIVTNLFG from the exons TATGGAACGTCTTTGGGTTTCGGTGTTGCTGGTTTTTTGCACAACGTGGGGATGGCACGGAGTTTTTGCGGAGGATTCGGCTGCTGATACGCAAGAGGAATTTGCCCGGCACTACAATTCTCGATACTCGGTTTTCGACGAACCGTACAACGTCGAATTCAAGTATCACAACTACGAGCAGATGAGCCGATTTCTGAGGGCCACTTCTCTACGGTATCAAAATCTGACCGCTCTCTATTCCATAGGGAAATCAGTGAAAG GCAGAGATCTTTGGGTGATCGTAGTTTCGTCTTCTCCGTACGAGCACGTAATTGGTAACCCGGATGTCAAATACGTCGCCAATATTCACGGAAATGAGGCCGTTGGTCGAGAACTCATGCTGCATCTTGTCCAC CTCCTGGTAACCAAATACGGAACCGATCCCTACATCACCTGGCTCTTGGACAAGACGCGAATTCACATATTGCCCTCCATGAACCCTGACGGTTTCGAGGTGTCGAAGGAAGGAACGTGCGAAGGTGGTCAAGGAAG GTACAACGCTCGTGGGTTTGATCTGAACCGAAACTTCCCAGATTACTTTAAACAGAACAATAAGTGGAGTCAGCCAGAAACTGAAGCCGTTAAGGATTGGGTCTCAAAGATACAGTTCGTACTTTCTGGAAGTCTTCATGGCGGTGCTTTGGTCGCCAGTTATCCCTTTGACAACACCCCAAACTCGA GAATTTGTCGTTCGGCCCCGTTATGCGCAG TGTTCCAGAGCTACAGTTCGACGCCTAGCATATCCCCGGACGACGACGTCTTCCGTCACTTATCCCTGACGTATTCCCGAAGTCACGGTACGATGCATCGTGGCGCTGCCTGTTCGCCGAACCAGCCGGGATTTAAAAACGGCATTACGAACGGTGCCGAGTGGTATCCGCTAACCGGCGGTATGCAGGACTTCAACTACGTATGGAACGGGTGCATGGAGATCACCCTCGAGTTGTCATGCTGCAAGTATCCACCGGCCGAGGATCTCCCCCGTTACTGGGCCGAGAATCGCGAA GCGCTCATCAAGTTTCTAGCCGAAGTCCATCGCGGTGTTCAAGGTTTCGTTATCGACGAGAATGGCAATCCCGTGGAACGAGCCTCTCTCAAAGTGAAATCGCGGGATGTCGGTTTTGTCACAACTAAATACGGGGAATTCTGGAGAGTTCTTCTTCCGGGAATCTACAAACTCGAG GTCTACGCCGACGGTTACCTGCCTCGAGAGGTTGAGTTCATGGTAATCGAGCAACATCCCACACTCCTCAATGTGACTCTTCGCGCTACCAAG AGGCAAGACCACATTGGCGGTAACCAAGGGACGGTGGGTGTATACGCAGGACGACCATCTGAAACTCACCGGGAGCAGAGACCATCGCCTTATTACACTCAGGGCTATTACAGGCCGAATTCAGGGGCAAACACGGCAGCCGGTGACAATGGGAACGggattttttcttccatcagTAGCGGCTTCAACTCGATTGTTACGAATCTTTTCGGCTAG